The Lysobacter capsici genome has a segment encoding these proteins:
- a CDS encoding 4-hydroxyproline epimerase, protein MHSLDIIDSHTGGEPTRVVISGFPDLGAGSLAQQRERFRDRFDHWRSAIACEPRGSDTVVGALLLPARAADACAGVIFFNNVGYLGMCGHGTIGLVRTLQHLGRIAPGRHRIETPVGTVGAELHEDGRVSVDNVESRRHAANVSVQVEGYGEVVGDVAWGGNWFFIAKTTREISLATQRELTAYAEAIRHALVAAGITGADGAEIDHIELETASLTPGIDGRNFVLCPGLAYDRSPCGTGTSAKLACLAADGKLAPDAVWRQESVLGSVFEGRYRVGEHGVLPTITGSAYITARAQLLIDDNDPFAWGVVAR, encoded by the coding sequence ATGCACAGCCTCGACATCATCGACTCGCACACCGGCGGCGAACCCACCCGCGTGGTGATCTCCGGATTCCCCGATCTGGGCGCCGGCAGCCTGGCGCAGCAGCGCGAGCGCTTTCGCGACCGGTTCGATCATTGGCGCAGCGCGATCGCCTGCGAGCCGCGCGGCTCGGACACGGTGGTCGGCGCGCTGCTGCTGCCGGCGCGGGCGGCCGACGCCTGCGCGGGCGTGATCTTCTTCAATAACGTCGGTTACCTGGGCATGTGCGGGCACGGCACGATCGGGCTGGTGCGCACCTTGCAGCACCTGGGACGGATCGCGCCGGGCCGGCACCGGATCGAAACGCCGGTCGGCACGGTCGGCGCGGAACTGCATGAAGACGGACGGGTCTCGGTCGACAACGTCGAAAGCCGCCGTCACGCCGCGAACGTCAGCGTGCAGGTCGAGGGCTACGGCGAAGTCGTCGGCGATGTCGCCTGGGGTGGCAACTGGTTCTTCATCGCCAAGACCACGCGCGAGATTTCGCTGGCGACGCAACGCGAATTGACCGCGTACGCCGAAGCGATCCGCCATGCCCTGGTCGCGGCCGGCATCACCGGCGCCGACGGCGCCGAGATCGATCACATCGAACTGGAAACCGCCTCACTCACGCCCGGCATCGACGGGCGCAACTTCGTGCTGTGCCCGGGCCTGGCGTACGACCGCTCGCCCTGCGGCACCGGCACCAGCGCCAAGCTGGCCTGCCTGGCCGCCGACGGCAAACTCGCGCCGGATGCGGTGTGGCGACAGGAAAGCGTGCTCGGCAGCGTGTTCGAAGGCCGCTACCGCGTTGGCGAACACGGCGTCCTGCCGACCATCACCGGCAGCGCCTACATCACCGCCCGCGCGCAATTGCTGATCGACGACAACGATCCCTTCGCCTGGGGCGTGGTGGCGCGCTGA
- a CDS encoding AraC family transcriptional regulator: protein MPSPTASLNDASVRIDAGLMQTLCDALPDVVFFVKDAAGRYTHANLTLVRRLGLKRREDVIGRAVADVFPARLGGRYALQDRRVLAGDIIENQLEVHLYPNRQPGWCLTGKRPLPLADGGCGLVGLSRDLGAPDGRDPTYERLRRVTEHMQQHYAGPLRVTALAQLANLSVAQLERHFQRVFQLTPQQSLTKLRIEAAMHHLRGDASIAQVGLACGFSDQSAFARQFKATVGMAPRDYRTLQADLGASVE, encoded by the coding sequence ATGCCCTCGCCCACCGCCAGCCTCAACGACGCTTCGGTCCGGATCGATGCCGGACTGATGCAGACCCTGTGCGACGCATTGCCGGACGTGGTGTTCTTCGTCAAGGACGCCGCCGGCCGCTACACCCACGCCAACCTGACCCTGGTGCGGCGCCTGGGCCTGAAGCGGCGCGAGGACGTGATCGGCCGCGCGGTCGCCGACGTGTTTCCCGCGCGCCTGGGCGGGCGCTATGCGTTGCAGGATCGGCGCGTGCTCGCCGGCGACATCATCGAGAATCAGCTGGAAGTGCATCTGTACCCGAACCGGCAACCGGGCTGGTGCCTGACCGGCAAGCGTCCGCTGCCCTTGGCCGACGGCGGCTGCGGACTGGTCGGCCTGTCGCGCGACCTCGGCGCGCCCGACGGGCGCGATCCCACCTACGAACGCCTGCGCCGGGTCACCGAACACATGCAGCAGCATTACGCCGGGCCGCTGCGCGTCACCGCGCTGGCGCAGCTGGCGAACCTGTCGGTGGCGCAACTGGAACGCCACTTCCAGCGCGTGTTTCAGCTGACCCCGCAGCAGAGCCTGACCAAGCTGCGGATCGAAGCGGCGATGCACCATCTGCGTGGCGACGCCAGCATCGCTCAGGTCGGATTGGCTTGCGGTTTTTCCGATCAAAGCGCGTTCGCGCGGCAGTTCAAGGCGACGGTCGGGATGGCGCCGCGCGATTACCGGACTTTGCAGGCCGACCTGGGCGCGTCGGTCGAATAA
- a CDS encoding arginase family protein gives MPIASSLVLIDAPSNLGLRPPRPGVEPGVRRMPDALRATGLLPRLHAHDGGRVEAPAYSPEPDHATGFRNGAAIADYSQSLADRLSPWLRRKRFVLVLGGDCSVLLGSGLALKQHGRYGLAFVDAHDDFSFARDRRRYQGHFAAAGLDLGLSTGHGTEALSNLRGQSPYFRGEDVVHLGLVTTDDDRRDYDVESFERSGIHSIDAATIHRDGARQVADRARTRLEAMPTEGYWIHVDADVLAERVMPAVDSLNPDGLDFEQLRALLAPLLASPKAIGMELTIFDPDLDPDGTLARRLSDAIVGAFEDSGRLRE, from the coding sequence ATGCCGATCGCGTCCTCCCTCGTGCTTATCGATGCGCCGAGCAATCTCGGCCTGCGCCCTCCGCGGCCCGGTGTCGAGCCCGGCGTGCGGCGCATGCCCGATGCGCTGCGCGCGACCGGTTTGTTGCCGCGTTTGCATGCGCATGACGGCGGCCGGGTCGAGGCGCCGGCGTATTCGCCCGAGCCCGATCACGCGACCGGTTTCCGCAACGGCGCGGCGATCGCTGACTACAGCCAGAGCCTCGCCGATCGCCTGTCGCCCTGGCTGCGGCGCAAGCGGTTCGTGCTGGTGCTCGGCGGCGATTGCAGCGTGCTGCTGGGCAGCGGCCTGGCCCTGAAGCAACACGGACGCTACGGATTGGCCTTCGTCGATGCGCACGACGACTTCTCGTTCGCGCGCGATCGCCGGCGCTATCAAGGCCATTTCGCCGCGGCCGGGCTCGACCTGGGCCTGTCGACCGGACACGGGACGGAGGCGTTGTCGAATCTGCGCGGGCAATCGCCGTATTTCCGCGGTGAGGACGTGGTCCATCTGGGCCTGGTGACGACCGACGACGACCGGCGCGATTACGACGTCGAAAGTTTCGAGCGCTCGGGAATCCACAGCATCGACGCCGCCACGATCCATCGCGACGGCGCGCGGCAGGTCGCCGATCGCGCGCGCACCCGCCTGGAGGCGATGCCGACCGAGGGCTACTGGATCCACGTCGATGCCGACGTGCTCGCCGAGCGGGTGATGCCGGCGGTGGACTCGCTGAACCCCGACGGCCTGGATTTCGAGCAACTGCGCGCGCTGCTGGCGCCGTTGCTGGCCAGTCCCAAGGCGATCGGCATGGAGCTGACGATCTTCGATCCGGACCTGGACCCGGACGGAACGCTCGCGCGGCGCCTGAGCGATGCGATCGTGGGCGCGTTCGAGGACAGCGGGCGCTTGCGCGAGTGA
- a CDS encoding M23 family metallopeptidase, whose amino-acid sequence MAIALNRRAAPRLGSALAGLGLLVAIAAPMPARSAALDPALQAPVEARVPWAPAAVAATDGAGHLAYELHLSNFYRDTGVLRVKRLTVYADDSDTALADFQGEALQRIAIPRAPEGAKPEDGVAIGGGLRGELFVWLTLPAARPAPTSLRHRIEFETTKGTKLWVDGARVALASAPPVVLGPPLRGGQWLAYEGPSNSQSHHWGSLVVANGDVTIPQRYALDLVGLDARGHAVRDGAGELRKTKHADWIGYGADVLAAADGIVRGARDGQAEHAPLSPQSEPSTLSADALYGNYVILEIAPRVYVHYAHLQRGSVAVKIGERVRRGQSLGRLGQSGNTGGPHLHLHVSNAPTFEQSEGLPFVFDAFSYSGTRSIDQVLDSTSAFDAKPQPRQAQMPLDNAVIGFDAKP is encoded by the coding sequence ATGGCTATCGCACTGAATCGGCGCGCAGCGCCACGGCTGGGTTCGGCGCTGGCCGGGCTGGGTCTGCTCGTAGCCATCGCCGCGCCGATGCCGGCGCGCAGCGCGGCCCTCGACCCGGCACTGCAGGCGCCGGTCGAAGCGCGGGTGCCGTGGGCGCCGGCCGCGGTCGCGGCCACCGACGGCGCCGGCCACCTCGCCTACGAACTGCACCTGAGCAACTTCTATCGCGATACCGGCGTGCTGCGAGTCAAGCGTCTGACCGTATACGCCGACGACAGCGACACCGCGCTCGCGGATTTCCAGGGCGAAGCCCTGCAGCGCATCGCTATTCCGCGCGCCCCCGAGGGCGCTAAGCCCGAGGACGGCGTCGCGATCGGCGGTGGCCTGCGCGGCGAGCTATTCGTCTGGCTGACCCTGCCGGCCGCGCGCCCCGCGCCGACGAGCCTGCGCCACCGCATCGAATTCGAAACCACGAAAGGCACGAAACTTTGGGTCGACGGCGCGCGAGTAGCGCTCGCCAGCGCGCCGCCGGTGGTGCTGGGTCCGCCGTTGCGCGGCGGCCAATGGCTGGCCTACGAAGGTCCGTCGAATTCGCAGTCGCATCACTGGGGCAGCCTGGTGGTGGCCAATGGCGATGTCACCATCCCGCAACGTTATGCGCTGGATCTGGTCGGCCTGGACGCGCGCGGCCATGCCGTGCGCGACGGCGCCGGCGAGCTGCGTAAAACCAAGCATGCCGACTGGATCGGCTACGGCGCCGACGTGCTTGCCGCGGCCGACGGCATCGTGCGCGGCGCGCGCGACGGCCAGGCCGAACACGCGCCGCTGTCGCCGCAGTCCGAACCGTCCACGCTGAGCGCCGACGCGCTGTACGGCAATTACGTGATCCTGGAAATCGCGCCGCGGGTCTATGTGCATTACGCGCATCTGCAACGCGGCAGCGTGGCGGTGAAGATCGGCGAACGCGTGCGCCGCGGCCAGAGCCTGGGCCGGCTCGGCCAGTCCGGCAACACCGGCGGGCCGCATCTTCACCTGCACGTGTCGAATGCGCCGACCTTCGAGCAATCCGAAGGCCTGCCGTTCGTATTCGATGCCTTCAGCTATTCGGGTACGCGATCGATCGATCAGGTGCTGGATTCGACTTCGGCGTTCGACGCCAAGCCGCAGCCGCGCCAGGCGCAGATGCCGTTGGACAATGCGGTGATCGGATTCGATGCCAAGCCCTGA
- a CDS encoding Gfo/Idh/MocA family protein, whose protein sequence is MNRRDFLATSATASTLLASSAFTPAFARTRSKLRIGLIGVGMRGQVHLTELLRREDVDVVALCDVEPIMLDRSLAMIAKAGKAKPATYGADGDLDAYRAMLAKGGLDAVIIATPWEFHAAQAIAAMQAKVAVGCEVVAGLTLDDHWQVLRAQQSTGTPYMLLENVCYRRDVLAALNMVRQGLFGEIVHLQGGYQHDLRGVKFNSGNPDQPYGSGVEFGPKAWSEARWRTEHSVKRDGDLYPSHGIGPCAMAIDIHRGNRFTHLSAFSSKPRGLHDYIVKKAGPEHPNAKVKFKLGDMVTTQLLCENGETIVLQHDTSLPRPYSLGFRVQGTNGLWMDVNDSIHIEGKSQPHKWDKADDWFAKYDHPLWQRFASAAADAGHGGMDFFVIHAFVEALKADAPMPIDIFDAIAWSAITPLSEQSIAEHKTLEFPDFTNGKWKDRKPIFALNDRY, encoded by the coding sequence ATGAACCGACGCGATTTTCTCGCCACCTCCGCGACCGCGAGCACGCTGCTGGCCAGCAGCGCGTTCACTCCGGCGTTCGCGCGCACCCGCTCGAAGCTGCGGATCGGCCTGATCGGCGTGGGCATGCGCGGCCAGGTCCATCTGACCGAACTGCTGCGTCGCGAGGACGTGGACGTGGTCGCGTTGTGCGATGTCGAGCCGATCATGCTCGATCGTTCGCTGGCGATGATCGCCAAGGCCGGCAAGGCCAAGCCCGCGACCTACGGCGCCGACGGCGACCTCGACGCCTATCGCGCGATGCTGGCCAAGGGCGGGCTGGACGCGGTGATCATCGCCACGCCCTGGGAGTTCCACGCCGCGCAGGCGATCGCGGCGATGCAGGCCAAGGTCGCGGTGGGCTGCGAGGTGGTCGCCGGCCTCACCCTCGACGATCACTGGCAGGTGCTGCGCGCTCAGCAGAGCACCGGCACGCCGTATATGCTGCTGGAAAACGTGTGCTATCGCCGCGACGTGCTGGCCGCGCTCAACATGGTGCGGCAGGGCCTGTTCGGCGAAATCGTGCATCTGCAGGGCGGTTATCAGCACGATCTGCGCGGGGTCAAGTTCAACAGCGGCAATCCCGACCAGCCCTACGGCAGCGGCGTGGAGTTCGGTCCGAAGGCGTGGTCGGAAGCGCGCTGGCGCACCGAGCATTCGGTCAAGCGCGACGGCGATCTGTATCCGAGCCACGGCATCGGCCCGTGCGCGATGGCGATCGATATCCACCGCGGCAACCGCTTCACCCATCTGAGCGCGTTCTCGAGCAAGCCGCGCGGCCTGCACGATTACATCGTCAAGAAGGCCGGGCCGGAGCATCCGAACGCGAAGGTCAAATTCAAGCTCGGCGATATGGTGACGACGCAACTGCTGTGCGAGAACGGCGAGACCATCGTGCTGCAGCACGACACCTCGCTGCCGCGCCCGTACTCGCTGGGCTTCCGCGTGCAGGGCACGAACGGCTTGTGGATGGACGTCAACGATTCGATCCATATCGAAGGCAAGAGCCAGCCGCACAAGTGGGACAAGGCCGACGACTGGTTCGCCAAGTACGATCATCCGCTGTGGCAGCGCTTCGCCAGCGCCGCCGCCGATGCCGGTCACGGCGGCATGGATTTCTTCGTCATTCACGCCTTCGTCGAAGCGCTCAAGGCCGATGCGCCGATGCCGATCGACATCTTCGACGCGATCGCCTGGAGCGCGATCACGCCGCTGTCGGAGCAATCGATCGCCGAGCACAAGACCCTGGAATTCCCGGACTTCACCAACGGCAAGTGGAAAGACCGCAAGCCGATCTTCGCCCTGAACGACCGCTACTGA
- a CDS encoding amino acid deaminase has protein sequence MNDALRELAHQWLHPGTKGLALRQPLRQDTLGELGLNVLDGLLSYPVAVLRQSTLDHNIAWMRDFVERADALLAPHGKTTMSPQLFQAQLDAGAWAITLATIPQLRVAHRFGVKRVLLANQLVAIADIESLAALLREDADFQAWVLVDSSAGVQRLNHVMQQIAPQRHLPVLVELGAEGGRSGVRGLDPALQLAREVHAASHLSLAGIEGYEGLWVSADRDADLQRVQSLLTQMVALTRRCDSEGLFDGDEILISAGGSAYFDFVADAFNSVGDTSCPLRRILRSGCYLTSDHGLYHGLQREMRTRHDASFRHGLQPALEVWAMVQSRPEPGLALLTLGKRDASYDIDLPRPLSWHRPGQPAPRPMRDARIVKMNDQHAYLELPVEHPLQVGDLVGTGISHPCTTFDKWTLMLLTDDGYRVTGAINTFF, from the coding sequence ATGAACGACGCGCTGCGCGAGCTCGCGCACCAGTGGCTGCATCCCGGCACCAAGGGCCTGGCCCTGCGGCAGCCGCTGCGCCAGGACACGCTCGGCGAACTGGGCCTCAACGTGCTCGACGGCTTGCTGTCCTATCCGGTCGCGGTGCTGCGGCAATCGACGCTGGACCACAACATCGCCTGGATGCGCGACTTCGTCGAACGCGCCGACGCCCTGCTCGCGCCGCACGGCAAGACCACGATGAGCCCGCAGTTGTTCCAGGCCCAACTCGACGCCGGCGCCTGGGCGATCACCCTGGCGACCATTCCGCAGTTGCGCGTGGCCCACCGTTTCGGCGTCAAGCGGGTGCTGCTGGCCAACCAGTTGGTGGCGATCGCCGATATCGAAAGCCTCGCCGCGCTGCTGCGCGAGGACGCCGATTTCCAGGCCTGGGTGCTGGTCGATTCCAGCGCGGGCGTACAGCGCCTGAACCATGTGATGCAACAGATCGCGCCGCAACGGCACCTGCCGGTGCTGGTCGAACTCGGCGCCGAGGGCGGACGCAGCGGCGTGCGCGGCCTCGACCCGGCGCTGCAGCTCGCGCGCGAAGTGCATGCGGCTTCGCATCTGTCGCTGGCCGGGATCGAAGGCTACGAAGGCTTGTGGGTAAGCGCCGATCGCGATGCCGATCTGCAACGCGTGCAGTCGCTGCTGACCCAGATGGTCGCGCTGACGAGGCGTTGCGATAGCGAAGGATTGTTCGACGGCGACGAGATCCTGATCAGCGCCGGCGGTTCGGCTTATTTCGACTTCGTCGCAGACGCCTTCAACAGTGTGGGCGACACCTCGTGTCCGCTGCGGCGAATACTGCGGTCCGGCTGCTATCTGACTTCGGACCACGGGCTCTACCATGGACTGCAGCGGGAAATGCGCACCCGTCACGACGCCAGTTTCCGCCACGGTCTGCAACCGGCGCTGGAAGTATGGGCGATGGTGCAGTCGCGGCCCGAACCCGGGCTGGCGCTGTTGACCCTCGGCAAGCGCGACGCGTCCTACGACATCGACCTGCCGCGCCCGCTGAGTTGGCATCGCCCCGGCCAACCGGCGCCGCGGCCGATGCGCGACGCGCGCATCGTCAAGATGAACGATCAACACGCCTATCTGGAACTTCCGGTCGAGCATCCGTTGCAGGTCGGCGATCTGGTCGGCACCGGCATCTCGCATCCGTGCACCACCTTCGACAAGTGGACGCTGATGTTGCTGACCGACGACGGCTATCGCGTCACCGGTGCGATCAATACGTTCTTTTGA
- a CDS encoding nuclear transport factor 2 family protein, which translates to MNRFVPAAALTAMLCAGMAGSALAASEKAAASPATQVETAKPVAAKNDAAKGDPAKGGSALYDTVAALDTQMFDSFNRCDDPAQFERHRALFDDKVEFYHDNGGVTWTREEMLGNVRKNVCGKFRRELIPGTLRVYPIKDFGAMEIGEHRFCATGETTCAGRGEFILVWHRVGERWQVTRAISYAHRPND; encoded by the coding sequence ATGAACCGATTCGTTCCAGCCGCGGCCCTGACCGCGATGCTCTGCGCAGGCATGGCCGGCTCCGCGCTCGCCGCGTCGGAAAAAGCGGCCGCCAGCCCGGCGACCCAGGTCGAAACGGCCAAGCCCGTTGCGGCCAAGAACGACGCAGCCAAAGGCGATCCCGCGAAAGGCGGCTCCGCCCTGTACGACACCGTCGCCGCGCTGGACACGCAGATGTTCGATTCGTTCAATCGCTGCGACGACCCCGCCCAGTTCGAGCGCCATCGTGCGCTGTTCGACGACAAGGTCGAGTTCTATCACGACAACGGCGGGGTCACCTGGACGCGCGAGGAAATGCTGGGCAACGTGCGCAAGAACGTATGCGGAAAGTTCCGCCGCGAGTTGATCCCCGGAACCTTGCGCGTGTACCCGATCAAGGACTTCGGCGCGATGGAAATCGGCGAGCACCGGTTCTGTGCGACCGGCGAAACCACCTGCGCCGGCCGCGGCGAGTTCATCCTGGTCTGGCATCGCGTCGGCGAGCGCTGGCAAGTCACTCGCGCGATCAGCTACGCGCACCGCCCCAACGACTGA
- a CDS encoding PLP-dependent aminotransferase family protein — protein sequence MVKHAGSVFSVDVTGLQAQAGQPAYARICERIRAAIVSGALPPNARLPSGRTLAQDFGVARNTVDWALDQLVADGYIVRRRGAGSFVAAQLPERDLMPSARAANTEPDTTPRRLSQRAQALRAYPGHYASASARAFTPSLPPIDLFPREIWNRLLLREAGKAGGDYWEYGASNGLPALRGAIAAHASAMRAVRCSPEQVIVVTSTQQAVELAGKVVADPGDRAWCETPGYQPVQHCLRAVGLQVVPVPVDEHGLDVAAGVARAPDARLAYVTPAHQYPLGCEMSLPRREALLAWARQRDAYVIEDDYDGDYRYQGRPIASLQGLDDTGRVIYVGSFNKILFPGLRIAYAIVPEPLVAAFVDAKHSADGHTALLAQGVLAAFIHEGHLARHLRKTRAIYDERRLAFLEQARTLDDVLEFGPAIAGMHVAAWFKGPTRIDDRAVAEACGRDGVVVHPLSKYGDCERPPYQHGGLVFGFAGATPARSRSGLQVVRRAIETAGA from the coding sequence ATGGTCAAACATGCCGGTTCGGTGTTTTCCGTCGACGTCACCGGTCTGCAGGCGCAAGCCGGGCAGCCGGCGTACGCGCGCATCTGCGAACGCATCCGCGCCGCGATCGTCAGCGGCGCGCTGCCGCCGAACGCGCGCCTGCCGTCGGGCCGCACGCTCGCCCAGGACTTCGGCGTGGCCCGCAACACCGTCGACTGGGCGCTGGATCAACTGGTCGCCGACGGCTACATCGTGCGCCGCCGCGGCGCCGGCAGTTTCGTCGCCGCGCAATTGCCCGAACGCGACCTGATGCCGTCCGCGCGCGCGGCGAACACCGAGCCCGACACGACGCCGCGCCGCCTGTCGCAACGCGCGCAGGCATTGCGCGCGTATCCGGGCCATTACGCATCGGCGTCGGCGCGGGCGTTCACGCCGTCGTTGCCGCCGATTGATCTGTTCCCACGCGAGATCTGGAATCGGCTGCTGCTGCGCGAAGCCGGCAAGGCCGGCGGCGATTACTGGGAATACGGCGCCAGCAACGGCCTGCCGGCGCTGCGCGGCGCGATCGCCGCGCACGCGTCGGCGATGCGCGCGGTGCGTTGTTCGCCCGAACAGGTGATCGTGGTCACCAGCACCCAGCAGGCGGTGGAACTGGCTGGCAAGGTGGTCGCCGATCCGGGCGATCGCGCCTGGTGCGAAACGCCCGGCTATCAGCCGGTGCAGCATTGCCTCCGTGCGGTCGGTCTGCAGGTGGTGCCGGTGCCGGTCGACGAACACGGACTGGATGTCGCGGCCGGCGTGGCGCGCGCGCCCGATGCGCGCCTGGCCTATGTCACGCCCGCGCATCAGTATCCACTGGGCTGCGAGATGTCGTTGCCGCGGCGCGAGGCGTTGCTCGCGTGGGCGCGGCAGCGCGACGCCTATGTGATCGAAGACGATTACGACGGCGACTACCGCTATCAGGGCCGCCCGATCGCCTCGCTGCAGGGCCTGGACGACACCGGACGGGTGATCTACGTCGGCAGCTTCAACAAGATCCTGTTTCCGGGCCTGCGCATCGCCTATGCGATCGTGCCCGAGCCGCTGGTCGCCGCCTTCGTCGACGCCAAGCACAGCGCCGACGGCCACACCGCGCTGCTGGCGCAGGGCGTGCTCGCCGCGTTCATCCACGAAGGCCACCTCGCCCGCCATCTGCGCAAGACCCGGGCGATCTACGACGAGCGGCGCCTGGCGTTTCTCGAGCAGGCGCGAACGCTGGACGACGTGCTGGAATTCGGACCGGCCATCGCCGGCATGCACGTCGCCGCGTGGTTCAAGGGCCCGACGCGCATCGACGATCGCGCCGTGGCCGAGGCCTGCGGGCGCGACGGCGTCGTGGTGCATCCGCTGTCGAAATACGGCGACTGCGAGCGGCCGCCGTATCAGCACGGCGGACTGGTGTTCGGTTTCGCCGGCGCGACGCCGGCGCGTTCGCGTTCGGGACTGCAGGTGGTGCGGCGCGCGATCGAAACGGCCGGCGCCTGA
- a CDS encoding sensor domain-containing diguanylate cyclase, translated as MHRFWRSIWQLALILLGLTTAAVASAQPFALSRLEPSTDPPPARVLAGDYDARFVPERGNEIAVLDRNWHWWRLVSTQDVPADNAPQLVLTQPYRKFVGIWRAGATSPVRRSIHGKAADFRHSSRFLVFPLEGGLHKGEVIYLRAAAADVTASTLLVMPLDAVHRQDMSHIALRSVVLTALGVIALLAFGFWVGLKERGYAYLCLTLVVQTLNLAVEGGETRMIPWLGDIMPDRRTNVVLNTAAVLASVRFLMFFLDLRATQAPVAKLLNICSWLLGGLLLVSMIHTWRASASFGNVVLLVVIGAIVYASAVAIGRRQREAYFLMLAWTPLMAVLIVLVGAYQRWWPSYGWLEYAYPVGLVLGGLGLLLGLAAKLQQLRRDHDSAKHRATYDRLTSVMTRAAIEEGMRQAITEAHRASRPLTVVFFDIDHFKRINDEHGHSAGDEALRTVAERTRNRLRATDLCGRYGGDEILVGLPGTRLEQGLVVAEHLRRTISANPPSINGRVLPLSLSLGVAELRPGESFDQLLERADAALYASKAGGRDRVTVQQAAAHDIAI; from the coding sequence ATGCACCGGTTCTGGCGCTCCATCTGGCAGCTCGCGCTGATCCTGCTCGGTCTGACGACCGCGGCGGTGGCATCGGCGCAGCCGTTCGCCTTGTCGCGCCTGGAGCCCTCCACCGATCCGCCGCCCGCGCGCGTGCTGGCCGGCGACTACGACGCGCGCTTCGTGCCGGAGCGGGGCAACGAGATCGCCGTGCTCGACCGCAACTGGCATTGGTGGCGATTGGTCTCCACCCAGGACGTGCCCGCCGACAACGCGCCGCAATTGGTGCTGACCCAGCCGTACCGCAAGTTCGTCGGCATCTGGCGCGCGGGCGCGACCTCGCCGGTGCGCCGCTCGATTCACGGCAAGGCCGCCGATTTCCGCCACTCCTCGCGGTTCCTGGTGTTTCCGCTGGAAGGCGGCCTGCACAAGGGCGAGGTGATCTACCTGCGCGCCGCGGCCGCCGATGTCACCGCCTCGACCCTGCTGGTGATGCCGCTGGACGCGGTGCATCGCCAGGACATGAGCCACATCGCCCTGCGCAGCGTGGTGCTGACCGCGCTCGGGGTGATCGCGCTGCTCGCGTTCGGTTTCTGGGTCGGTCTGAAGGAGCGCGGCTACGCCTATCTGTGCCTGACCCTGGTGGTGCAGACCCTCAACCTGGCGGTGGAGGGCGGCGAGACGCGGATGATTCCGTGGCTGGGCGACATCATGCCGGACCGCCGCACCAATGTCGTTCTGAACACCGCGGCGGTCTTGGCCAGCGTGCGCTTTCTGATGTTCTTCCTCGACCTGCGCGCGACCCAGGCGCCGGTGGCGAAGCTGCTCAACATCTGCAGCTGGCTGCTCGGCGGTCTGTTGCTGGTGTCGATGATCCACACCTGGCGGGCCAGCGCGTCGTTCGGCAACGTGGTGCTGCTGGTGGTGATCGGCGCGATCGTCTACGCCAGCGCGGTGGCGATCGGCCGGCGCCAGCGCGAAGCCTATTTCCTGATGCTGGCGTGGACGCCGCTGATGGCGGTGTTGATCGTGCTGGTCGGTGCGTACCAGCGCTGGTGGCCGTCGTACGGTTGGCTCGAATACGCCTATCCGGTCGGTCTGGTGCTCGGCGGCCTGGGCCTGCTGCTCGGTCTGGCGGCGAAGCTGCAACAACTGCGCCGCGATCACGACAGCGCCAAGCACCGCGCCACCTACGACCGCCTGACCAGCGTGATGACCCGCGCGGCGATCGAGGAAGGCATGCGTCAGGCGATCACCGAAGCGCACCGCGCCTCGCGTCCGCTGACCGTGGTGTTCTTCGACATCGACCATTTCAAGCGCATCAACGACGAACACGGCCACAGCGCCGGCGACGAAGCGCTGCGCACGGTCGCCGAACGCACCCGCAACCGGCTGCGCGCGACCGACCTGTGCGGCCGCTACGGCGGCGACGAAATCCTGGTCGGCCTGCCGGGCACGCGCCTGGAGCAGGGGCTGGTGGTGGCCGAGCATCTGCGCCGCACCATCAGCGCCAATCCGCCGAGCATCAACGGTCGGGTCCTGCCGTTGAGCCTGAGCCTGGGCGTGGCCGAGCTGCGTCCGGGCGAAAGCTTCGATCAGTTGCTCGAACGCGCCGACGCCGCGCTGTACGCGAGCAAGGCCGGCGGCCGAGACCGGGTGACGGTGCAGCAGGCCGCGGCGCACGACATCGCGATCTGA